In a genomic window of Patescibacteria group bacterium:
- a CDS encoding methyltransferase domain-containing protein, translated as MEYSEVAEEYKKIAKNQTSVGEKLIALMFFKGQESILDLGCGSGHLAFELSKKTSGRVIGIDPSEGMIKQAKKSYGEFIQFFCEEGEHMAFTSEFDVIFCNSVFHWFRDPVPVLKKIHQALKNQGVFALQTPVSEWCDFIVDIIDQTCRADNIKPYIEHYLNPWFHLKNACAYQALLEHHGFNVRLAFDEDVTTQAYDFEKILGLFNSGPALAYLNFENYSIPCGENYKNSFINTLHQIIRQKMDNSTVVDITYHRAFLIAYKYNGIC; from the coding sequence ATGGAATATTCTGAAGTGGCTGAAGAATATAAAAAAATCGCTAAAAATCAAACTTCTGTTGGTGAAAAGCTAATTGCTTTGATGTTTTTTAAGGGGCAAGAGTCTATTTTAGATTTAGGATGCGGCAGCGGGCATCTTGCTTTTGAATTAAGTAAAAAAACTTCGGGACGGGTAATAGGGATCGATCCTTCAGAAGGGATGATCAAACAAGCTAAAAAGTCTTATGGTGAGTTTATACAATTTTTTTGTGAAGAAGGTGAACATATGGCTTTCACCTCTGAATTTGATGTAATTTTTTGTAACTCTGTGTTTCATTGGTTTAGAGATCCAGTGCCTGTGCTAAAAAAAATTCACCAGGCATTAAAAAATCAAGGTGTATTTGCTTTGCAAACCCCCGTATCTGAATGGTGTGATTTTATTGTAGATATCATTGATCAAACCTGTAGAGCAGACAATATAAAACCATATATAGAACACTATTTAAATCCATGGTTTCATCTTAAAAATGCCTGTGCTTATCAAGCCCTGCTGGAGCATCATGGTTTTAATGTTCGTTTAGCTTTTGATGAAGACGTTACTACTCAAGCTTATGATTTTGAAAAAATACTTGGCTTATTTAATTCGGGACCAGCCTTAGCCTATCTTAATTTCGAAAATTACTCTATTCCTTGTGGTGAAAATTATAAAAATAGCTTTATTAATACTTTACATCAAATTATCCGTCAAAAGATGGACAATAGTACAGTGGTTGATATTACTTATCATAGAGCTTTCTTAATTGCTTATAAATATAATGGCATCTGTTAG
- a CDS encoding TspO/MBR family protein — MIKKIAPIILWIIVFQLVGYGIGLLTRTEISTWYQTLQKSSINPPQIIFPIVWTCLYIMLAIAGWYLWTHRNRPRGKIIFSLYIIQIIMNWAWSPLFFQFHLIQLGFYWIVMMILISMLLIILTKKQFTLVYFLLIPYSLWLIFAGYLNWAIWMKN; from the coding sequence ATGATTAAAAAAATAGCGCCAATTATCCTGTGGATTATTGTGTTTCAACTTGTGGGGTATGGTATCGGTTTGCTAACGCGCACCGAAATATCCACATGGTATCAAACATTACAAAAATCCAGTATTAATCCACCTCAAATTATCTTTCCCATTGTCTGGACTTGTTTATATATAATGCTTGCCATAGCTGGTTGGTACTTATGGACTCATCGAAACAGACCAAGAGGAAAAATAATTTTTAGTTTATACATTATTCAAATAATCATGAATTGGGCTTGGTCACCCTTATTCTTTCAATTCCACCTCATCCAACTTGGATTTTATTGGATAGTCATGATGATTCTCATCTCTATGCTTCTCATCATCTTGACAAAGAAACAATTCACCTTAGTATATTTTTTGTTAATTCCTTATTCTTTGTGGCTTATTTTTGCTGGATATCTAAACTGGGCAATTTGGATGAAGAATTGA
- a CDS encoding LysR family transcriptional regulator: MRGFKGIAEHKGFSQAARHLDVSTSTLTGQIKHLENLLKKKLLNRTTRHIELTEAGEVYLLHVNKILADIENAQAAVNSIETEPHGRLIIGIAGAFYSQYFIKHFKKFLQKYPKIQLQTTEENAPTDLLNGLADLVITEIDIKDNQLVKEYLFTIHRSIYATPAYIKKYGSPKKAADLQHHNCLIAKRISPNNEWVLANNKKIYISGNYASSSGYNVLCAALADMGLIWCTDILIKEELKRGELVEIKLKDEQPVAIKMYLYHRRVNADSNIRLMADYLKKIAEMWLS; the protein is encoded by the coding sequence ATGCGAGGGTTCAAAGGGATTGCTGAGCATAAAGGCTTCAGCCAAGCAGCTCGGCATTTAGATGTTTCTACTTCTACGCTCACCGGCCAAATCAAGCATTTAGAGAACCTACTCAAAAAGAAATTGTTAAACAGAACAACCCGACATATAGAATTGACCGAGGCGGGTGAAGTTTATCTGCTGCATGTCAATAAAATACTGGCTGACATTGAAAATGCTCAAGCCGCAGTGAATTCAATTGAAACAGAGCCACATGGCAGACTCATTATTGGTATAGCGGGGGCTTTTTATTCTCAATATTTTATTAAGCATTTCAAGAAGTTTTTGCAAAAATATCCAAAAATCCAACTGCAGACAACAGAAGAAAATGCGCCAACGGATTTATTAAATGGCTTGGCGGATCTGGTTATTACTGAAATAGACATTAAAGATAACCAATTGGTTAAAGAATATTTATTTACCATTCACCGGAGTATTTACGCTACACCAGCTTATATAAAAAAATACGGTTCGCCTAAAAAAGCAGCGGACTTGCAGCATCACAATTGTTTAATCGCTAAACGTATTTCGCCCAATAATGAATGGGTGCTGGCTAATAATAAAAAAATCTATATCTCTGGAAATTATGCTTCCAGTTCAGGATACAACGTTTTATGTGCGGCATTGGCAGATATGGGGTTAATCTGGTGTACAGATATTTTGATCAAAGAGGAGCTTAAGCGGGGTGAATTGGTCGAAATCAAATTAAAAGATGAGCAGCCAGTTGCGATTAAAATGTATCTTTACCACCGCCGGGTCAATGCGGATAGCAATATCAGATTAATGGCGGATTATCTGAAAAAAATAGCAGAGATGTGGTTGTCATAA